Proteins encoded within one genomic window of Kibdelosporangium phytohabitans:
- a CDS encoding glycosyltransferase, with product MPDDSLLPIVSVVVVNYRGAEDTITCLRSLADDLAYPADRVQVICVDNASGDGSVERIKANAPGVKVVESKANIGFAGGCNLGVQHADGSVVAFLNNDARPHADWVGAAVDVLMAEPTVAAVASKVLDWDGKRIDFVEGGLTWFGMGYKTHQGELDDGRFDTARDVLFGTGSALFVRAAAFKRLGGFDERFFMFYEDVDLGWRLNLRGWRVRYEPKSVAYHKHHRSMSTLDNSRETYLLERNALAALYKNVSDEALGKVLPAALALSIRRATARGNIDPTQLEITNRPATGPDLTGPIEIPRVSAAAMLAIDRFVEMMPSLKESRAVEQAARVRTDADLLPLMHDALEPACPEQAYLEAHQNLVATMGLDELYTLRRNVLIVTSDAITERMAGPAIRAWNMADVLGGEHDVRLITMNAHSSPPTAPFDVRHEAPSDMGVHVDWADVVILQGHVLEQVPQLKTSSKIVVCDIYDPMHLEQLEQGRDLTDARRAHVVEVVTEVLSNQLLRGDFFLCASERQRHFWLGHLGAIGRLSPTLYDSDPSVRSLLAVAPFGLSAKPPQRTGPGAREEIASISQDDKLVIWAGGIYNWFDPLTLLHAIDRVRGAHPDVKLLFLGMKHPNPDVGEMDMATRTRALAARLALGDNVIFNETWVPFEERQNWLLDADCGVTTHYEHVETTFAFRTRVLDYLWSGLPIVTTTGDSFADLIEREKLGVVVPAEDPRVLAEALEKVLYDKEFAQSCRERIEVVRERFTWETALAPLVEFCRDPRPAADRLPGAGPMVGTKPLNAVAAVRRDVALMKEYLNAGGPRELARRAGGRLRRVLGQGR from the coding sequence GTGCCCGACGACTCGCTGCTACCGATCGTGTCGGTGGTCGTGGTCAACTACCGCGGCGCGGAAGACACGATCACGTGCCTGCGCTCGCTGGCTGACGACCTGGCGTACCCGGCCGACCGGGTCCAGGTGATCTGCGTCGACAACGCGTCCGGGGACGGCAGCGTCGAGCGGATCAAGGCGAACGCCCCCGGCGTGAAAGTGGTCGAGTCGAAGGCCAACATCGGTTTCGCGGGTGGCTGCAACCTGGGCGTTCAGCACGCCGACGGCAGCGTGGTCGCGTTCCTCAACAACGACGCCCGGCCGCACGCGGACTGGGTCGGCGCCGCGGTCGACGTGCTGATGGCCGAGCCGACGGTGGCTGCTGTGGCCAGCAAGGTGCTCGACTGGGACGGCAAGCGGATCGACTTCGTCGAAGGCGGGCTGACCTGGTTCGGCATGGGCTACAAGACCCATCAGGGTGAACTGGACGACGGCCGCTTCGACACGGCCCGTGACGTCCTGTTCGGGACGGGTTCGGCGCTGTTCGTCCGCGCGGCGGCGTTCAAGCGGCTCGGCGGGTTCGACGAGCGGTTCTTCATGTTCTACGAGGACGTGGACCTGGGCTGGCGGCTGAACCTGCGCGGCTGGCGGGTGCGTTACGAGCCGAAGTCGGTCGCGTACCACAAGCACCACCGGTCGATGTCCACGTTGGACAACTCGCGTGAGACGTACCTGCTGGAGCGCAACGCGCTGGCGGCGTTGTACAAGAACGTCTCGGACGAGGCGCTCGGCAAGGTGCTGCCCGCCGCGCTCGCGCTGTCGATCCGCCGGGCGACCGCGCGCGGCAACATCGACCCGACGCAGCTGGAGATCACCAACCGGCCCGCGACCGGCCCGGACCTGACCGGTCCGATCGAGATCCCGCGTGTCTCGGCCGCCGCGATGCTCGCGATCGACCGGTTCGTCGAGATGATGCCGTCGCTCAAGGAGTCACGCGCGGTCGAGCAGGCCGCCAGGGTGCGCACGGACGCCGACCTGCTGCCGTTGATGCACGACGCGCTCGAACCCGCCTGCCCCGAGCAGGCCTACCTGGAGGCGCACCAGAACCTGGTCGCGACCATGGGCCTGGACGAGCTGTACACGCTGCGCCGCAACGTCCTCATCGTCACGTCCGACGCGATCACCGAGCGGATGGCCGGGCCCGCGATCCGGGCGTGGAACATGGCCGACGTGCTCGGCGGTGAGCACGACGTCCGGCTGATCACGATGAACGCGCATTCCAGCCCGCCGACGGCGCCGTTCGACGTGCGCCACGAGGCGCCGTCCGACATGGGCGTGCACGTCGACTGGGCGGACGTCGTCATCCTGCAGGGGCATGTGCTGGAGCAGGTTCCGCAGCTGAAAACGAGCAGCAAGATCGTGGTATGTGATATTTACGATCCGATGCACCTCGAACAGCTGGAGCAAGGCAGGGACCTGACCGACGCGCGCCGTGCGCACGTGGTCGAGGTGGTCACCGAGGTGCTGAGCAACCAGTTGCTGCGCGGGGACTTCTTCCTGTGCGCGTCCGAGCGGCAGCGGCACTTCTGGCTCGGGCACCTTGGCGCGATCGGCCGCCTGTCGCCCACGCTGTACGACAGCGACCCGTCGGTGCGCTCGCTGCTCGCGGTGGCACCGTTCGGCCTGTCGGCGAAGCCGCCGCAGCGCACCGGGCCGGGCGCACGGGAGGAGATCGCCTCGATCAGCCAGGACGACAAGCTGGTGATCTGGGCGGGCGGGATCTACAACTGGTTCGACCCGCTGACGCTGCTGCACGCGATCGACCGCGTGCGCGGCGCGCACCCGGACGTGAAACTGCTGTTCCTTGGCATGAAGCACCCGAACCCGGACGTCGGCGAGATGGACATGGCCACCCGGACGCGTGCGCTGGCCGCGCGGCTCGCCCTGGGCGACAACGTGATCTTCAACGAGACGTGGGTCCCGTTCGAGGAACGGCAGAACTGGCTGCTGGACGCCGACTGCGGCGTGACCACGCACTACGAGCACGTCGAGACCACGTTCGCGTTCCGCACCCGCGTCCTGGACTACCTGTGGTCGGGTCTGCCGATCGTCACCACGACCGGTGACTCGTTCGCCGACCTGATCGAGCGGGAGAAGCTCGGCGTGGTCGTGCCGGCCGAGGATCCGCGGGTGCTGGCGGAGGCGTTGGAAAAAGTCCTGTACGACAAGGAGTTCGCGCAGTCCTGCCGGGAACGCATCGAGGTCGTCCGGGAGCGGTTCACGTGGGAGACGGCGTTGGCGCCGCTGGTGGAGTTCTGCCGCGACCCGCGCCCGGCCGCGGACCGGCTGCCCGGCGCGGGGCCGATGGTCGGCACGAAACCGCTCAACGCGGTTGCCGCGGTCCGGAGGGACGTGGCACTGATGAAGGAATATCTGAACGCGGGCGGGCCGCGTGAGCTCGCCAGGCGGGCCGGGGGCCGACTCCGGCGGGTGTTGGGACAAGGGAGGTAG
- a CDS encoding glycosyltransferase family 4 protein, whose translation MAKGRLRVLLDGTPLLGARTGVGRYTSALAEELASMPEVDMRAVAFTLRGWRQLRRVLPHGARARGMPVSARLLRKCWLRAPLPPIEVFAGFTDVVHGTNFVLPPSLRAAGVVTIHDLAFLDAPDELPPSDRELPELVKRSANRAAMVCTPTQAVADVVMERLRVPEDRIAVTPLGVDPAWFAARPPGDHVRKRLGLPEEYLLFVGAAGPRKRLDWLLKAHDAAPDLPPLVLAGPGHTAVSDRVRPVGYLSDVDLRNVVAGASALVLPSRDEGFGLPVLEAMACDVPVICSDVPALREVAGGHATLVPFGDLEALRVALNAALQEPPSPATLTARRTHAAEFTWRRCAETTIAAYRRAMW comes from the coding sequence TTGGCAAAGGGCAGGTTGCGAGTGTTGTTGGACGGGACCCCGCTGTTGGGGGCCCGGACCGGAGTGGGCAGGTACACCTCTGCCCTGGCTGAGGAACTCGCCTCCATGCCCGAAGTCGATATGCGCGCTGTCGCCTTCACGTTGAGAGGCTGGCGTCAGCTGCGCCGCGTGCTACCGCACGGCGCGCGTGCGCGCGGTATGCCCGTCTCGGCGCGCTTGTTGCGCAAGTGCTGGCTGCGTGCGCCGTTGCCGCCGATCGAGGTGTTCGCCGGGTTCACGGATGTCGTGCACGGGACGAATTTCGTCCTGCCGCCGTCGCTGCGGGCGGCGGGCGTGGTGACCATCCACGACCTCGCGTTCCTGGACGCACCGGACGAGTTGCCGCCGAGCGACCGTGAACTGCCCGAGTTGGTGAAGCGGTCCGCGAACAGGGCAGCGATGGTGTGCACGCCGACCCAGGCCGTCGCCGACGTGGTGATGGAACGGCTTCGCGTGCCGGAGGACCGGATCGCGGTGACCCCGCTCGGCGTGGATCCGGCATGGTTCGCCGCCCGGCCGCCGGGTGACCACGTGCGCAAACGCCTTGGCCTGCCTGAGGAATACCTGCTGTTCGTGGGTGCGGCGGGGCCACGCAAGCGCCTCGACTGGCTGTTGAAAGCCCACGACGCGGCGCCCGATCTGCCTCCGCTCGTACTCGCCGGGCCTGGTCATACGGCCGTGTCGGATCGGGTGCGGCCGGTCGGTTACTTGTCCGACGTCGACCTGCGCAACGTGGTGGCCGGCGCTTCGGCGCTTGTGCTGCCGTCCCGTGACGAGGGCTTCGGGTTGCCTGTGCTGGAAGCCATGGCGTGTGACGTGCCGGTGATCTGCTCGGACGTGCCCGCTTTGCGTGAGGTCGCGGGTGGGCACGCGACGCTCGTGCCGTTCGGTGACCTGGAGGCTTTGCGGGTGGCGTTGAACGCGGCGTTGCAGGAGCCGCCGAGTCCCGCAACGCTGACCGCCCGCCGCACGCACGCGGCGGAGTTCACCTGGCGGCGTTGTGCGGAGACGACGATCGCCGCTTATCGCCGCGCGATGTGGTGA
- the rfbD gene encoding dTDP-4-dehydrorhamnose reductase, with translation MTALALLIPGGNGQLGHDLVAQAPEGSVVHHPGSRDLDVTQAGDVVRAIDALLAAAGDLSPVVINAAAYTAVDAAETDRDAAYSVNADGPRLLAAVCASRQVPLIQVSTDYVFSGDKAEPYEVDDAVSPQSVYGITKLAGESSVLRSGAEAWVVRTSWVYGASGSANFVKSILRLAGERDSLSVVDDQRGSPTWSADLATGLLELAGLVVAGGGPRSRVLHCTGGGETTWYGFARAIFEELGTDPERVKPCTTAEFPRPAKRPANSVLSPAAWAEAGLTPLRPWRAALSEAFPGFATSARG, from the coding sequence ATGACAGCGCTTGCACTGCTGATCCCTGGCGGGAACGGGCAACTCGGCCACGACCTGGTAGCCCAGGCGCCGGAAGGTTCGGTGGTACACCACCCGGGCTCCCGCGACCTGGACGTGACCCAGGCCGGTGACGTGGTCCGCGCGATCGACGCCTTGCTGGCAGCCGCGGGCGACCTGTCGCCGGTGGTGATCAACGCGGCGGCGTACACAGCGGTCGACGCTGCGGAAACCGACCGCGACGCCGCGTATTCGGTGAACGCCGACGGGCCGCGTCTGCTCGCGGCGGTGTGCGCGTCCCGCCAGGTCCCGTTGATCCAGGTGTCGACCGACTACGTGTTCTCGGGCGACAAGGCCGAACCGTACGAAGTGGACGATGCCGTCAGCCCGCAGTCCGTCTACGGCATCACGAAGCTGGCCGGTGAGTCCTCGGTGCTGCGTTCCGGTGCCGAGGCTTGGGTTGTGCGCACGTCCTGGGTTTACGGTGCTTCGGGCAGCGCGAACTTCGTGAAATCGATCCTCCGGCTGGCTGGCGAGCGGGACTCACTGTCCGTTGTGGATGATCAGCGTGGCTCGCCGACGTGGAGTGCTGACCTGGCAACAGGTTTGCTCGAGCTCGCCGGGTTGGTCGTTGCTGGTGGTGGTCCGAGGTCGCGCGTGCTGCACTGCACCGGTGGCGGCGAGACCACGTGGTACGGGTTCGCTCGGGCGATCTTCGAGGAGCTCGGTACGGACCCTGAGCGCGTGAAGCCCTGTACAACGGCGGAGTTTCCCCGTCCTGCCAAGCGTCCGGCCAACTCGGTGTTGTCTCCGGCTGCTTGGGCTGAGGCGGGGCTGACTCCGTTGCGGCCTTGGCGTGCGGCGTTGAGCGAGGCTTTCCCGGGGTTCGCCACTTCCGCTCGGGGTTGA
- the rfbB gene encoding dTDP-glucose 4,6-dehydratase, which produces MRVLVTGGAGFIGSHYVRQVLGGAYPELADAEVVVLDKLTYAGNQANLDPVADSPRLEFVRGDICDAALVSGLMKGTGLVVHFAAESHVDRSIESAADFVLTNVLGTQYLLQAALDASVGKFVHVSTDEVYGSIDEGSWPEDHPLLPNSPYSASKASSDLIARSFHRTYGLPVCITRCSNNYGPYQFPEKVIPLFVSNLLDGHKVPLYGDGLNVRDWLHVDDHCRGIQLVAANGRAGEVYNIGGGTELTNRELTERLLDAVGVDFSMVRPVADRKGHDRRYSVDITKISTELGYQPQVPFDEGLRATVEWYRDNRAWWEPLKKRAALASAR; this is translated from the coding sequence ATGCGGGTACTGGTCACGGGGGGTGCCGGCTTCATCGGCTCGCACTACGTCCGGCAGGTTCTCGGCGGCGCGTATCCCGAGCTCGCCGACGCCGAGGTGGTGGTGCTCGACAAGCTGACCTACGCGGGCAACCAGGCGAATCTCGACCCGGTCGCCGACTCGCCGCGGCTGGAGTTCGTGCGCGGCGACATCTGTGACGCCGCCCTGGTCAGCGGGCTGATGAAGGGCACCGGTCTGGTCGTGCACTTCGCCGCCGAGTCGCACGTGGACCGGTCCATCGAGTCGGCCGCCGACTTCGTGCTGACCAACGTGCTGGGCACGCAGTACCTGCTCCAGGCGGCGCTGGACGCGTCGGTTGGCAAGTTCGTGCACGTTTCGACCGACGAGGTGTACGGCTCGATCGACGAGGGTTCGTGGCCGGAGGATCACCCTCTGTTGCCGAATTCGCCTTACTCGGCGTCGAAAGCCTCGTCGGATCTGATCGCGCGCTCCTTCCACCGGACGTACGGGCTGCCGGTGTGCATCACCCGGTGTTCGAACAATTACGGGCCGTACCAGTTCCCTGAGAAAGTCATCCCGCTGTTCGTCTCGAATCTGCTGGACGGCCACAAAGTGCCGCTTTACGGCGACGGCCTGAATGTCCGCGACTGGTTGCACGTGGACGACCACTGCCGGGGGATCCAGCTGGTGGCGGCGAACGGCAGGGCGGGCGAGGTCTACAACATCGGCGGCGGGACGGAGCTGACCAACCGCGAGCTGACCGAGCGCCTGCTGGACGCGGTGGGAGTGGACTTCTCGATGGTGCGGCCGGTGGCGGATCGCAAGGGCCACGACCGCCGCTACTCGGTGGACATCACCAAGATCAGCACGGAACTCGGCTACCAGCCGCAGGTGCCGTTCGACGAAGGCCTGCGGGCAACGGTGGAGTGGTACCGCGACAACCGGGCGTGGTGGGAGCCGTTGAAGAAGCGCGCGGCGCTGGCCTCGGCGCGATGA
- a CDS encoding LCP family protein: MSVAVLSASGIVYAKFNDVNDGVVTTDVIEAEVQKAGVKPLDGAVDILLVGMDSRTDNFDNPLPKEVMQMLHGGISDGERNTDTMILVHIPVDGRRAVAISFPRDAWVELSGGFGKHKLNSAFVYQFNNTMKAQANVPRRQAEDEAKKQGRKNLIATIESLIGKAVTIDRYAEVNLLSFYEITKAIGGVEVCLNNPVDETKYSGAQFPAGKQTIEGKAALSFVRQRHELPNGDLDRIVRQQVFIGALAHKVLSTGVLTDFSKLNALVDAIKKSVVLSSGWDVTTFAQQMQGLSSGAIDFHTIPTLGPAKIGGADVIKVDPKQVNEFVLGLTKDERKDERKTPAPSSDKPPATSTSAPPAADTKVTVDVRNASSEKGLAATVQNILVGKGFLAGTVSNATRQRTSALFFHPGEEGHANRVSTELGGQFTLTPDATLKAGQVRAVLGDDFPVALGRSLAGQTGQPPAAQGSGVTPSTQIGSATPSSNAPTINADGVTCVN; this comes from the coding sequence GTGTCTGTCGCTGTGCTCAGCGCGTCCGGGATCGTATACGCCAAGTTCAACGACGTTAACGACGGCGTGGTCACCACCGACGTGATCGAGGCCGAGGTGCAGAAGGCGGGCGTGAAGCCGCTGGACGGCGCCGTGGACATCCTCCTCGTCGGCATGGACAGCCGGACGGACAACTTCGACAACCCGTTGCCCAAGGAAGTCATGCAGATGCTGCACGGCGGCATCAGCGACGGCGAGCGCAACACCGACACCATGATCCTCGTGCACATCCCGGTGGACGGCCGCCGCGCGGTGGCCATCTCGTTCCCGCGCGACGCGTGGGTCGAGCTGTCCGGCGGGTTCGGCAAGCACAAGCTCAACTCGGCGTTCGTGTACCAGTTCAACAACACGATGAAGGCGCAGGCGAACGTGCCGCGCAGGCAGGCCGAGGACGAGGCCAAGAAGCAGGGCCGCAAGAACCTGATCGCGACGATCGAGTCGCTGATCGGCAAGGCGGTCACCATCGACCGGTACGCCGAGGTCAACCTGCTCAGCTTCTACGAGATCACCAAGGCCATCGGCGGCGTCGAGGTCTGCCTGAACAACCCGGTCGACGAGACGAAGTACTCCGGTGCCCAGTTCCCCGCTGGCAAGCAGACCATCGAGGGCAAGGCCGCGCTGTCGTTCGTCCGGCAGCGCCACGAGCTGCCCAACGGCGACCTCGACCGGATCGTGCGCCAGCAGGTGTTCATCGGCGCGTTGGCCCACAAGGTGCTGTCCACCGGTGTGCTGACCGACTTCTCGAAGCTGAACGCGCTGGTCGACGCGATCAAGAAGTCCGTCGTGCTCAGCTCGGGCTGGGACGTCACCACGTTCGCCCAGCAGATGCAGGGCCTGTCCAGCGGCGCGATCGACTTCCACACCATCCCCACCCTCGGCCCGGCCAAGATCGGCGGCGCCGACGTGATCAAGGTCGACCCCAAGCAGGTCAACGAGTTCGTGCTCGGGCTGACCAAGGACGAGCGCAAGGACGAGCGGAAAACCCCGGCGCCGTCGTCGGACAAGCCACCGGCGACGTCGACATCGGCCCCGCCTGCCGCGGACACCAAGGTCACCGTCGATGTACGCAACGCGTCAAGTGAGAAAGGCCTTGCCGCCACCGTGCAGAACATCCTTGTCGGGAAGGGTTTCCTGGCGGGCACGGTCAGCAACGCGACCCGCCAGCGCACGTCCGCGCTGTTCTTCCACCCGGGCGAAGAGGGCCACGCCAACCGCGTCAGCACGGAACTCGGCGGCCAGTTCACGCTGACCCCGGACGCGACGCTGAAAGCCGGACAGGTCCGGGCCGTGCTCGGCGACGACTTCCCGGTGGCGCTCGGCCGGAGCCTCGCGGGCCAGACCGGCCAGCCGCCCGCGGCACAGGGCAGCGGGGTGACGCCGTCCACCCAGATTGGTTCCGCCACGCCGTCGTCCAACGCGCCCACGATCAACGCCGATGGGGTGACCTGCGTCAATTAG
- a CDS encoding LCP family protein — protein MSDEEISHAPDRKSKGRVARAAWMTGRVLVALASAASLVAAGMARDTVQTVRENVPTSDVFTEEVERTAPPADDGADDYLIIGSDTRTDAKGNPLPEKVLRQLRTEASDGLNTDTIILLRIPKGGGKGYAISFPRDTYVSIPGYQDDKINSAYGVIKYRTAQKLRAEGKTDRAEVDRLSSTAGRSALTQVVHDLTGVRVDHFAEVNLYGFYLLTEAIGGVRVCLNHATSDPNSGANFRKGVQKVSGGSALAFVRQRDGLPRGDLDRIVRQQAFLGSAMQQLLSAGTLTDQGRLSALTDAASKSIVVSPGLDILQLARHLGSMSSGAVEFVTIPVVAVGARNERGQSIITVDVPQVRQFVAQLLGRQAPPRFAAAPRPLVLDGALPRQRPAQQQPTIIDGVRCVD, from the coding sequence GTGAGTGACGAAGAGATTTCGCACGCGCCGGATCGGAAGTCGAAAGGGCGCGTGGCACGCGCCGCGTGGATGACCGGCCGGGTACTCGTGGCGTTGGCGTCCGCAGCTTCGCTGGTGGCCGCGGGCATGGCCAGGGACACCGTGCAGACCGTGCGGGAGAACGTGCCGACGTCGGACGTGTTCACCGAGGAAGTCGAACGGACCGCGCCGCCCGCGGACGACGGCGCGGACGACTACCTGATCATCGGCAGCGACACGCGCACCGACGCCAAGGGCAACCCGTTGCCGGAAAAGGTGTTGCGGCAGTTGCGGACCGAGGCGAGCGACGGGCTGAACACCGACACGATCATCCTGCTGCGCATCCCCAAGGGCGGCGGCAAGGGCTACGCGATCTCCTTCCCGCGTGACACGTACGTGTCGATCCCCGGCTACCAGGACGACAAGATCAACTCCGCGTACGGCGTGATCAAGTACCGGACCGCGCAGAAGCTGCGCGCCGAGGGCAAGACCGACCGCGCCGAGGTCGACCGGCTGTCGTCCACCGCCGGGCGGTCCGCGCTCACCCAGGTCGTGCACGACCTGACCGGCGTGCGCGTCGACCACTTCGCCGAAGTGAACCTGTACGGGTTCTACCTGCTCACCGAGGCCATCGGCGGCGTGCGGGTCTGCCTGAACCACGCGACGAGCGACCCGAACTCCGGCGCGAACTTCCGCAAGGGCGTGCAGAAGGTGTCCGGCGGCTCCGCGTTGGCGTTCGTGCGGCAGCGCGACGGCCTGCCGCGTGGCGACCTCGACCGGATCGTGCGCCAGCAGGCGTTCCTCGGCTCGGCGATGCAGCAGTTGCTGAGCGCGGGAACCCTGACCGACCAGGGCAGGCTGTCCGCGCTGACGGACGCGGCGTCGAAGTCGATCGTGGTGTCGCCTGGTCTGGACATCCTGCAACTGGCCCGTCACCTGGGGTCGATGTCGTCGGGCGCGGTCGAGTTCGTGACGATCCCGGTCGTCGCGGTCGGCGCGCGCAACGAACGCGGCCAGAGCATCATCACGGTGGACGTGCCGCAGGTCAGGCAGTTCGTGGCCCAGCTGCTCGGCAGGCAGGCGCCGCCGCGGTTCGCCGCCGCGCCACGGCCGCTCGTGCTCGACGGCGCGCTGCCCCGGCAGCGACCAGCCCAGCAGCAACCGACCATAATAGACGGTGTGAGGTGCGTCGACTGA
- a CDS encoding TIGR03089 family protein, translated as MSVTEALFRPLLAGDRTRPLITHYDDAAGTRVELSVATLANWAAKTANWLSEEFDVEPGTPVTVDLPAHWQTAGVLLGAWWCGAHVTASAPEVALTTVDAVPPPGAAWAVVSLDPMGMGLRGSPPDGALDYISESRMFGDDFFPVRQVPGSTPALGALTVAEVVESAREKAISGRVLSTLEWTVPDGVISGLLSVLAGGGSLVQVSNPSKADAHLESERATPITAS; from the coding sequence ATGTCAGTGACAGAAGCTTTGTTCCGGCCGTTGCTCGCCGGTGACCGAACCCGCCCGTTGATCACGCACTACGACGACGCGGCAGGCACGCGCGTCGAGCTTTCCGTTGCGACGCTGGCCAACTGGGCGGCCAAGACGGCGAACTGGCTGAGCGAGGAGTTCGACGTCGAACCCGGCACGCCGGTCACGGTCGACCTGCCGGCGCACTGGCAGACGGCGGGCGTGCTGCTCGGCGCGTGGTGGTGCGGCGCGCACGTCACCGCGTCCGCACCGGAAGTGGCACTGACCACAGTGGACGCAGTGCCACCGCCGGGCGCGGCGTGGGCGGTGGTGTCGCTCGACCCGATGGGCATGGGCCTGCGCGGCTCACCGCCGGACGGGGCACTGGACTACATCTCGGAGTCCCGGATGTTCGGCGACGACTTCTTCCCGGTGCGGCAAGTCCCCGGCTCGACGCCCGCGCTCGGCGCGTTGACCGTCGCCGAAGTCGTCGAATCCGCGCGGGAGAAGGCGATCTCCGGCCGCGTATTGTCCACATTGGAGTGGACGGTGCCGGACGGGGTGATCTCCGGGCTGCTTTCGGTGCTCGCGGGCGGCGGTTCGCTCGTCCAGGTGTCCAACCCCAGCAAGGCCGACGCCCACCTCGAATCGGAACGGGCCACGCCGATCACCGCGTCCTGA
- a CDS encoding META domain-containing protein, with amino-acid sequence MRRVVIVGALGLLAAGCGGGGTTAPGGNQPNLSGQVFLSKSVTEDGKPRQLVDGTRIRLEFTQQGEIRVRAGCNHMSGPVDTSNSRLSADGLAVTDMGCDKPRHEQDTWLTGLLGSKPEWRYDGTTLTLKSGATQIQLATEQPADLEGPTWVADTVVDGNTATTVQAPAWVTFKDGAVEAGNQCNQLGGRYQATPEKVTFREVTTTQAGCPQADEILPLLDGELTYRIDDETLTLTKPSGKGLQLKVGSTDNGLGGKEFVSADGKTQVKFADGKLNATIGCNDMTGSAVVAGGKLVVQNLGRTRKACEPAVMEQEDKLADLLKSFPDIQITGTGLQLRSSLGELALRTR; translated from the coding sequence ATGAGGCGTGTCGTGATTGTCGGAGCTTTGGGGCTGCTCGCGGCCGGCTGTGGTGGTGGTGGGACGACCGCACCCGGCGGCAACCAGCCGAATCTCAGCGGACAGGTGTTCCTGTCCAAGTCCGTGACCGAGGACGGCAAACCCAGACAGCTGGTGGACGGGACCCGGATCCGGCTCGAGTTCACCCAACAGGGTGAAATTCGGGTTCGGGCCGGCTGCAACCACATGTCCGGTCCGGTGGACACGAGCAATTCGCGGCTGTCCGCCGACGGTCTCGCGGTGACCGACATGGGCTGTGACAAGCCGCGCCACGAACAGGACACCTGGCTGACCGGCCTGCTCGGCAGCAAACCGGAGTGGCGCTACGACGGCACCACGCTGACTTTGAAGTCCGGGGCCACGCAGATCCAGCTCGCCACCGAGCAGCCCGCGGACCTGGAGGGCCCGACCTGGGTCGCTGACACCGTCGTCGACGGGAACACGGCCACGACGGTGCAGGCGCCCGCCTGGGTCACGTTCAAGGACGGCGCCGTCGAGGCCGGCAACCAGTGCAACCAGCTCGGCGGTCGCTACCAGGCCACGCCCGAGAAGGTCACGTTCCGCGAGGTGACCACGACCCAGGCCGGGTGCCCGCAGGCCGACGAGATCCTGCCGTTGCTGGACGGCGAGCTGACGTACCGCATCGACGACGAGACGCTCACCCTCACGAAACCGTCCGGCAAGGGGCTCCAGCTCAAGGTCGGTTCGACGGACAACGGCTTGGGCGGCAAGGAGTTCGTCTCCGCCGACGGCAAGACCCAGGTGAAGTTCGCCGACGGCAAGCTGAACGCGACCATCGGGTGCAACGACATGACCGGTTCGGCGGTCGTCGCGGGCGGCAAGCTCGTCGTGCAGAACCTCGGCAGGACGCGCAAGGCCTGCGAGCCCGCGGTCATGGAGCAGGAGGACAAGCTCGCCGACCTGCTCAAGAGCTTCCCCGACATCCAGATCACCGGGACCGGACTGCAGCTCAGGTCCAGCCTCGGCGAGCTGGCCCTCAGGACGCGGTGA